In Paenibacillus guangzhouensis, a single window of DNA contains:
- a CDS encoding carbohydrate ABC transporter permease: protein MHKPSLSRRMFIILNTLLLTFVTVVGIVPFVHLLAISLSSNTAAMAGEVKLWPVGFTMDAYMFLGEKVEFFRSLWVSIERVVLGTAVNMFLVFITAFPLARPNSQFKYRTVYVWFFAITMFFGGGLIPTYIVVKNTGIMDSIWALILPGALNVWNMVLMLNFFRTIPRELDEAATIDGAGYWRILWQIYLPVSLPSIATIGLFTIVGHWNAWFDGILYMNSPDKYPLQTYLSTLITAINSQMSSMSPEQLRAMENLSEKTLRTAQIFMGALPIMLVYPFLQKYFVKGMTVGSVKE, encoded by the coding sequence TTGCATAAACCATCGCTTAGCAGAAGAATGTTCATCATTTTGAATACCCTGCTGCTCACGTTCGTTACCGTAGTGGGCATCGTCCCGTTCGTTCATTTGCTAGCTATCTCGCTAAGTTCGAACACGGCCGCGATGGCCGGCGAGGTGAAGTTGTGGCCTGTAGGATTCACGATGGACGCTTATATGTTTCTAGGAGAGAAGGTCGAGTTCTTCCGTTCGCTATGGGTATCGATTGAACGTGTCGTGCTCGGAACGGCCGTCAATATGTTCCTTGTTTTTATTACCGCATTCCCGTTAGCCCGTCCGAACAGCCAATTTAAGTATCGCACGGTGTATGTATGGTTTTTTGCAATTACAATGTTCTTCGGCGGCGGGTTGATTCCGACTTACATCGTGGTGAAGAATACGGGGATCATGGATTCGATCTGGGCGCTGATATTGCCGGGAGCGCTTAATGTGTGGAATATGGTGCTCATGCTGAATTTCTTCCGCACGATTCCGAGGGAGCTGGATGAAGCAGCTACCATTGATGGTGCGGGCTATTGGCGGATCTTATGGCAGATTTATTTGCCCGTCTCCTTGCCATCCATCGCGACGATTGGATTGTTCACGATCGTAGGACACTGGAACGCTTGGTTCGATGGGATACTTTATATGAATTCACCGGACAAATATCCATTGCAGACGTACCTATCTACGTTGATTACAGCCATCAATTCACAGATGTCCTCCATGTCGCCAGAGCAGCTGAGAGCGATGGAGAACTTAAGCGAGAAGACGCTGCGTACGGCGCAGATTTTCATGGGGGCGCTTCCGATTATGCTCGTCTATCCGTTCCTTCAGAAGTATTTTGTCAAAGGGATGACCGTTGGCAGCGTGAAAGAGTAG
- a CDS encoding ABC transporter permease encodes MKLLRKEYPLHLMLVPGVILTLIYAYGPMAGLVMAFQQFEPLSGFFKSEWVGFDNFTYVFNLPDFNQVLWNTIVISLFKMVLFLVVPLILALLLNEVTRRWFSRFIQSAIFLPFFLSWTVLGGVIIELFSLDGPVNGIVKSLGSEPIMFMLNNDWFRGIIIGSDVWKGMGYNMIVMLAAITGINATLYEAAEVDGAGKWKQMIHITLPGIAPIIILLGVLSLGNVLNAGFEQILIMYNPTVYEGADVIDTFVYRLGMFSQQFGPAAAVGLFKSVISLGLVSITYYAAYKYNNYRIF; translated from the coding sequence ATGAAGTTATTGCGCAAGGAGTATCCGCTCCATTTGATGTTAGTGCCAGGAGTTATCTTAACCTTAATTTACGCGTATGGCCCGATGGCCGGGCTTGTGATGGCCTTTCAGCAGTTCGAGCCGTTGTCCGGATTTTTCAAGTCCGAGTGGGTCGGGTTCGATAATTTTACTTATGTGTTCAATCTACCGGATTTTAACCAAGTCTTATGGAATACGATCGTCATCTCATTATTCAAAATGGTGTTGTTCTTGGTCGTTCCGCTCATTCTAGCGCTTCTCTTAAATGAAGTGACGCGCAGATGGTTCTCGCGGTTCATACAGTCGGCGATTTTCCTGCCGTTCTTTCTCTCATGGACAGTTCTCGGCGGGGTTATCATAGAATTGTTCTCTTTGGATGGTCCTGTGAACGGGATCGTCAAGTCGCTTGGATCGGAGCCGATCATGTTCATGCTGAACAATGACTGGTTCCGGGGTATTATTATCGGTTCGGACGTCTGGAAAGGCATGGGGTACAACATGATTGTCATGCTGGCTGCCATTACCGGGATTAATGCGACGCTCTACGAAGCAGCCGAGGTGGACGGCGCGGGCAAATGGAAGCAGATGATCCACATTACGCTGCCAGGTATTGCCCCGATCATTATTTTGCTCGGTGTATTAAGTCTCGGGAACGTTCTCAATGCCGGCTTCGAACAGATTCTGATCATGTACAACCCGACCGTCTATGAAGGGGCAGACGTCATCGATACCTTCGTCTATCGCTTGGGGATGTTCAGTCAGCAATTCGGTCCGGCAGCGGCGGTTGGTCTATTCAAATCCGTGATCTCTTTAGGATTGGTGTCGATAACCTATTACGCAGCCTACAAGTACAATAACTATCGCATATTCTAA